The genomic segment ATACCCACGGCCGAATGGCCCAACCCTACGAATACGGGGGTGCGTCCGCATGTCAAGCTAACGCGTTCCGGCGACGTTGTAGCGGACCAGGCCGGCGTCACGATTTCGGGCCTCGATATTGAAGGCCGCGTCTATATCAAGGCACCGAACGTAACGCTGATCGATTCCAAGGTGACTTCCGCCTCCTTCTACATCGTGAGAATCGAGCCCGGTGTCACTGGCACAGTGATCAAGAACTGTGAGATCAACGGCGGTGGCTCCGGCAATGATGGCTCCTATGGCATAGTAGGTCAGGGTACGTTCATCGCAAACAACATCTACAATGTGGAGAACGGAATCGGTGTGTCTGGGTCTGATACGCTCATTCAGGACAACTACATTCATGATCTCCTTGCGTCCGGCTCTCCGCACTATGACGGCATTTCGATC from the Bradyrhizobium sp. WBAH42 genome contains:
- a CDS encoding right-handed parallel beta-helix repeat-containing protein, with amino-acid sequence MRRSIFIQSLLLLLVVSAGEDDIVARAAERDPIPTAEWPNPTNTGVRPHVKLTRSGDVVADQAGVTISGLDIEGRVYIKAPNVTLIDSKVTSASFYIVRIEPGVTGTVIKNCEINGGGSGNDGSYGIVGQGTFIANNIYNVENGIGVSGSDTLIQDNYIHDLLASGSPHYDGISIDGGNANIVVRHNTVINRHTQTSAVMIDNYFGPISNIEVDGNLLMGGGYTVYSSAQFNGGSVEGVSFTKNRMGRGRWGYSSIVKNLPVWRENVDSATGRTIGPR